The Streptomyces rimosus genomic interval GGGGGCGTGGCCGGACGGCGGCGCAGTGCCGGTCTGCGGGTTGGACACGGAACCTCCCCCTGGTCGCGGACGGCGGCCCCGGCCCCGTGCGACGGGCGCACGGGAACAGTTGCACGGCCAGCAGTCAGTATGGCCGCAGGGACTGACAACCACACCGTTATTGCCTGGATCATGTGCGGATCGGGCCCCGCCGAACCCTCCCGCCCGGCGGGCATCCGTGTTCCCCCGCCCTCCACCACGCACGGCTCGTCGGTAACGGTTCCCGAAAGGACACGCGTGTACGGAAATCGCCGTATACGGCGGGGAATCCGGACTCTGGCCGCTGGGCACGGACGGAACCCGCTCCCGACTGCGAGGCGTGAGCGGAACCCGCCTCGGCCGCGGGGCCCGGACCGAGCTCGCTCCCGGCCGCGAGGCGCGGGCAGCACCCGCCAGCGGCCGGAAGGCGAGGGCGGAACCCGCCCCCCGACGGGTCCCACCCGGCCTGTACGTGGGAGGGCGGACGGCGGTCGCGTCGGGGGCCGAGGCGCTGGGCAACGCTCCCGCCGCCGAAACGATCCCGCCTGACAACTCCCCCGAGTGGGGGAACGATCGGGGCGGGCGGAAGGATCCCGCCAGGCGGAAGGAGCCCGGCGGCCGGAAGGGCCCGGCAGGCGGAAGGGCCCCGGCGGCCGGAAGAACCCCGCCAGCCGGAAAGATCCCCCCGCCAAGCCCCTCCTCAGCTCCCCACACCGCCCGCTCCTCAACCCCCTGCCCCACCCCCGCCAAACCCCTCCCGGACCCGCTCATACGCCTCCGCCCCCGCTCCGGCCCGGTCCAGTGCGTGCAGGGCCGCGCCCAGTACGGGGGGCTCCGTGACCACGCGCGGTTCCGCCTTCGGGGCCCGCTCCGCCAGCAGGCGGGCCAGTTCGTCGTGCAGGAGCGGGTGCCGGGCGGCCAGTACGCCGCCGCCCAGGACCAGCGGCGTCGGCTCGTCCAGTAGGTCCAGCCGGCCCAGCGCCACCGACGCCAGCAGCGCGATCTCCTCCGCCTGCCGCTGCACCAGGGCCCGCGCCACCGCGTCGCCGGACGCGGCCACTTCGAACAGCAGCGGCGTCAGCCCGAAACGGCGCTCCCGGGGAATGCGCCCCAGGTGGAGCGCTTCGATCAGCTCCGGCATGGTGGTCAGCCCGAAGTGGGCCGGAACCTCGCGGGCCAGCGCGCTCGGCTCGCCGCGCCCGTCGTCGGCCCGCGCCGCCCACCACAGCGCCTCCTCGGCAAGGTGCCCGCCACCGCCCCAGTCGCCGGAGATCCGCCCGATGGACGGGAACCGGGCGGTGCGGCCGTCGTGTCCCAGGCCCACGCAGTTGATGCCGGCGCCGCACACCACCGCGACGCCGACCGGTTCGCCGCGGTCCGACAGCCCGGTGCGCAGCAGCGCGAAGGTGTCGTTGGCGACGGTGACCGTACGGGCCCAGCCGTACGAGGTGATCTCCGCGGCCAGCTCCGCCTCCTCTACGGGCAGGTCGGCGTTGGCCAGGTAGGCGGACACCTGGCTCACCGGCCCGGTGACGCCGGCCCGTTCCCGTACCGCTTCCACCAGCGCCGCCAGGTCGCCGACGGCCCGCGCGACGCCGACCACCGGCGGCTGGAAACCGCCGCCGCGGGCCGTCGCCAGCACCGTCCCGTCCGCGCCGACCAGCGCCACGTCGGTCTTGCTGTTGCCCGCGTCGACGGCAAGCATCAGCCCGCCGGCATGCGTATCGGCTCCGGTCGGCCCGGCCGGTTGATGAACCGTTCCGCCACCCCCGGAGGACACCGTTCCGCCACCCTCGTAAGACACCACCTCATCACCCCCGTAAGGCACCGCCCCACCCCCCTCACCCTTGCTCAGAGCCACGTGAGGTGCTCCCGGTTGTGCGCGATCAGCTCGTCGGTCAGCCGGTCCGCGTACGCGATCTGGCCGATGAGCGGGTGGGCGAGCAGCGCCTCGAAGATCCGGTCCCGGCCACCCTTCAGGGCCGCTTCCAGCGCGAGGTGCTCGTACGCGGTGACGTTGGCGATCAGCCCGGAGTACAGCGGCTCCAGCGGCCGTACGGGCAGCGGCTTCGCCCCGCCGGCCCCCATCGTCGCCGGCACCTCGATCACCGCGTCGTCGGGCAGGAAGGGCAGGGTTCCGTTGTTGACCGTGTTCACAATCTGTACGTCGCCGGTGTCGCCCAGCAGCGCGGAGGTCAGCGCCACCGCCGCCTCCGAGTAGAACGCGCCGCCGCGCTTGCCCAGCAGCTCGGGCTTCTCGTCCAGCGACGGATCGCCGTACATCTCCAGCAGCTGCTTCTCGATGGCGGCCACCTCCGCCGCCCGCGACGGCTTGCTGCGCAGTTCCTCCACGACCTCGTCGTGCTGGTAGTAGTAGCGCAGGTAGTACGACGGTACGACGCCGAGCCGCTCCACGAGCGAGCGCGGCATGTGCAGGTCCTCGGCGATGGCCGCACCGTGCTCGGTGATCAGCCGGGGCAGTACGTCCTCGCCGTCCACCCGTACGGCGCGCTCCCACGTCAGATGGTTCAGCCCGACGTGCTCCAGCTCCACGCGCTCAGGCGCGACGCCCAGTAGCCGCGCGAACTTGCGCTGGAATCCGATGGCCACGTTGCACAGACCTACGGCCTTGTGGCCGTGCGACAGCAGCGCGCGGGTGACGATGCCGACCGGGTTGGTGAAGTCGACGATCCACGCGTCGGGGTTGCGGCGGCGGATGCGCTCGGCGATGTCCAGGACGACCGGGACGGTGCGCAGTGCCTTGGCGAGACCGCCCGCGCCGGTCGTCTCCTGCCCGACGCAACCGCACTCCAGGGGCCAGGTCTCGTCCTGATTGCGGGCCGCCTGCCCACCGACGCGCAGCTGGAGCAGCACCGCGTCCGCGCCGTCCACCCCCGCGTCGACGTCGGAGGTCCACGAGATACGGCCCGGGTGGCCCTGCTTGGCGAAGATCCGCCGCGCCAGGCCGCCGACCAGCTCCAGCCGGTCGGCCGCCGGGTCGATCAGGACCAGTTCCGCGAGCGGCAGGGCGTCCCGCAGCCGGGCGAACCCGTCGATGAGCTCGGGGGTGTAGGTCGAGCCCCCGCCGACGACGGCGATCTTCAGGCGGGGGTGCGGGGGCGTGCCCCCGGTGGACGGGGAGGTCTCCCCGGTGGACGACAGCATGAAATCGATCAGCCCTTCACTCCGGTGAGCGTGACGCCTTCGACAAAGGCTTTCTGCGCGAAGAAGAACACGATGATGACGGGGGCCATGACGAGCAGCGTCGCGGCCATGGTCAGGTTCCAGTTGACGTTGTGCGCGCTCTTGAACGATTCGAGGCCGTAACTCAACGTCCAGGCGGCCGGGTTCTGCGCGGCGTAGATCTGCGGTCCGAAGTAGTCGTTCCAGCAGTAGAAGAACTGGAACAGCGCCACCGCGGCGATGCCCGGCTTTGCCATCGGGACGACGATGCGCAGCAGCGTACGGACCTCACCGCAGCCGTCCACCTTCGCCGACTCGATGTATTCCTGCGGAATGGTGAGCAGGAACTGCCGCAGCAGGAAGATGGAGTACGCGTCGCCGAACGCCATCGGAATGATGAGCGGCCACAGTGACCCGGACAGGTGCAGCTGCTGCGCCCACACCAGGTACATGGGGATCACGATGACCTGCGGCGGCAGCATCATCGTCGAGATCACCAGCAGCATCGCGATACGCCGGCCCCGGAAACGGAACTTGGCGAGCGCGTACGCCACCGGTATCGCCGAACCGACGGTGAACAGCGTGCCCAGCCCCGCGTACATCAGCGAGTTCCGCCACCAGTCCAGGAAACCGGGGGTGGCGAACACCGTCGCGTAATTCGACCAGTTCCATTCGTGCGGCCACAGTTCGCCGCTCATCGCCTGGTCGTCGCTCATGACGGAGGTCAGGAAGACGAACACGAACGGCAGGACGAAGAACAGCGCGGCCGCGACGGCGACGGAATGCACCGCTATCCAGTGCAGCAGCCGCTTGCGGCGGGCGCGGGACGCGGCGGGCCCCCGGTCGGTGGTGCCGGTGCGCGCGGGGGCACTGCCCGCTCTCAGAGTCGTCGTGGTCATGTCGGTTCAGTCCTCCGCCGGGAGCAGGCCGGCGCGCTTGCGCATCAGCAGGGTGGTGACGGCCATGGCGATCACGAAGAGCACGAGCGAGAGCACGCACGCCGCGCCGGTGTTGAAGTTCTGGAAGCCGAGCGAGTAGACGAGCTGCGGCACGGTGAGGGTGGAGTGGTCCGGGTAGCCGGGCTGGATGACCGTGCCGGGCCCGATGGTGACGCCGGAGGCCAGCTTCCCGGCGACCAGCGCCTGCGTGTAGTACTGCATGGTCTGTACCACCCCGGTGACCACCGCGAACAGCACGATCGGCGTGATCGACGGCCATGTCACGTACCGGAATCTCGCCCAGGCGCCGGCCCCGTCCAGCTCGGCGGCCTCGTACTGCTCCTTCGGTACGTCCAGCAGCGCCGCCATGAAGATCACCATCAGGTCGCCGATGCCCCAGAGGGAGAGCATGACCAGCGACGGTTTGGCCCACGCCGCGTCGTTGAACCAGCCGGGCGCCGGAATGCCGAGCGCCTCCAGGATCTCGTTGACCGGCCCGGTGCCGGGGTTGAGCAGGAAGACGAAGGCGACCGTCGCGGCGACCGGCGGCGCGAGATACGGCAGGTAGAAGGCGGTACGGAAGAAGCCGACCCCCGACTTGATCTTCGTGACGAGCAGGCCGATGCCCAGCCCGAAGACCACGCGCAGCGCGACCATCACCACGACCAGCCACAGCGTGTTCCACAGCGCGGGCCCGAAAAGCGGCATCTGCGTGAAGACGTACTTCCAGTTCCGCAGGCCGACGAAGGACGGCTGCTGGATCTGGTTGTAGTGCATGAACGAGAAATAGACGGTGGCGAGCAGCGGATAGCCGAAGAAGACGCTGAAACCGACCAGCCAGGGGGAGAGGAAACCGAGGGTGCGCAGCCGCTGCCCGCGGTGTTTACGGCGCAGCGCGGGAGCTTTCGGGCGCGGCGCGGTGGCCGCCGGGCGTTCGGGGGATTCGACGAGGGACATGGCAGGACTCCGTCAGTTCACGGACTGGAGATTGTCGGCGTCTATCTGGGCATCGAGGTCACGCAGCCCCTTGCCGAGATCCGGTACCTTCCCGGCCTCGGCGTTGTACGCG includes:
- a CDS encoding 6-phospho-beta-glucosidase is translated as MKIAVVGGGSTYTPELIDGFARLRDALPLAELVLIDPAADRLELVGGLARRIFAKQGHPGRISWTSDVDAGVDGADAVLLQLRVGGQAARNQDETWPLECGCVGQETTGAGGLAKALRTVPVVLDIAERIRRRNPDAWIVDFTNPVGIVTRALLSHGHKAVGLCNVAIGFQRKFARLLGVAPERVELEHVGLNHLTWERAVRVDGEDVLPRLITEHGAAIAEDLHMPRSLVERLGVVPSYYLRYYYQHDEVVEELRSKPSRAAEVAAIEKQLLEMYGDPSLDEKPELLGKRGGAFYSEAAVALTSALLGDTGDVQIVNTVNNGTLPFLPDDAVIEVPATMGAGGAKPLPVRPLEPLYSGLIANVTAYEHLALEAALKGGRDRIFEALLAHPLIGQIAYADRLTDELIAHNREHLTWL
- a CDS encoding N-acetylglucosamine kinase, with protein sequence MLAVDAGNSKTDVALVGADGTVLATARGGGFQPPVVGVARAVGDLAALVEAVRERAGVTGPVSQVSAYLANADLPVEEAELAAEITSYGWARTVTVANDTFALLRTGLSDRGEPVGVAVVCGAGINCVGLGHDGRTARFPSIGRISGDWGGGGHLAEEALWWAARADDGRGEPSALAREVPAHFGLTTMPELIEALHLGRIPRERRFGLTPLLFEVAASGDAVARALVQRQAEEIALLASVALGRLDLLDEPTPLVLGGGVLAARHPLLHDELARLLAERAPKAEPRVVTEPPVLGAALHALDRAGAGAEAYERVREGFGGGGAGG
- a CDS encoding carbohydrate ABC transporter permease, with translation MTTTTLRAGSAPARTGTTDRGPAASRARRKRLLHWIAVHSVAVAAALFFVLPFVFVFLTSVMSDDQAMSGELWPHEWNWSNYATVFATPGFLDWWRNSLMYAGLGTLFTVGSAIPVAYALAKFRFRGRRIAMLLVISTMMLPPQVIVIPMYLVWAQQLHLSGSLWPLIIPMAFGDAYSIFLLRQFLLTIPQEYIESAKVDGCGEVRTLLRIVVPMAKPGIAAVALFQFFYCWNDYFGPQIYAAQNPAAWTLSYGLESFKSAHNVNWNLTMAATLLVMAPVIIVFFFAQKAFVEGVTLTGVKG
- a CDS encoding carbohydrate ABC transporter permease, producing the protein MSLVESPERPAATAPRPKAPALRRKHRGQRLRTLGFLSPWLVGFSVFFGYPLLATVYFSFMHYNQIQQPSFVGLRNWKYVFTQMPLFGPALWNTLWLVVVMVALRVVFGLGIGLLVTKIKSGVGFFRTAFYLPYLAPPVAATVAFVFLLNPGTGPVNEILEALGIPAPGWFNDAAWAKPSLVMLSLWGIGDLMVIFMAALLDVPKEQYEAAELDGAGAWARFRYVTWPSITPIVLFAVVTGVVQTMQYYTQALVAGKLASGVTIGPGTVIQPGYPDHSTLTVPQLVYSLGFQNFNTGAACVLSLVLFVIAMAVTTLLMRKRAGLLPAED